From Vallitalea longa, the proteins below share one genomic window:
- the rsmH gene encoding 16S rRNA (cytosine(1402)-N(4))-methyltransferase RsmH has translation MAFEHKSVLLEECIEGLNIKPNGIYIDGTLGGAGHSYEICKKLNSNGLLIGIDQDENAIEAGQKKLLEFKDIVKVRRANFSQFESVINEENIEKVDGILLDLGVSSHQLDTAERGFSYMKDAPLDMRMDTRQTTTAADIVNNYSEAELIKVIRAYGEEKWASRIVRNIVAARQETPITTTLQLVDIIRSSIPNKAMRKGGHPAKRTFQAIRIELNQELNVLKNTLNDMIDRLNDGGRLCIITFHSLEDRIVKRAFKDNQDPCTCPPDFPVCVCNKKSKGKIITRKPIIATEEEQTNNSRSRSAKLRIFEKVEVK, from the coding sequence ATGGCATTTGAACATAAGTCAGTACTATTAGAGGAATGCATAGAAGGGCTTAATATAAAACCTAATGGAATTTATATTGATGGAACTCTTGGAGGCGCGGGACATTCTTACGAAATATGCAAAAAATTAAATAGCAATGGACTGCTTATAGGTATTGACCAAGATGAAAATGCTATTGAGGCTGGTCAAAAAAAATTATTGGAATTTAAAGATATAGTTAAAGTACGCAGAGCTAATTTTTCACAATTCGAATCAGTTATTAATGAAGAAAATATTGAAAAAGTAGATGGAATACTTCTTGACCTTGGTGTTTCATCACATCAACTTGACACAGCTGAGAGAGGTTTTTCTTATATGAAAGATGCTCCTCTTGATATGCGTATGGATACAAGACAAACAACTACAGCAGCTGATATTGTTAATAATTATAGTGAAGCTGAATTGATAAAAGTCATAAGGGCTTATGGAGAAGAAAAATGGGCTTCGAGAATTGTAAGGAATATTGTTGCAGCAAGACAGGAAACACCTATAACAACAACATTACAATTAGTTGATATCATTAGAAGCTCAATACCTAATAAAGCTATGAGAAAAGGTGGACATCCTGCTAAGAGAACATTTCAAGCAATTAGGATAGAATTGAATCAAGAACTAAATGTATTGAAGAATACGTTAAATGATATGATAGATAGACTTAACGATGGAGGAAGGCTCTGTATAATAACTTTTCATTCATTAGAAGATAGAATAGTTAAGCGAGCTTTTAAAGATAATCAAGATCCTTGTACTTGTCCTCCAGATTTTCCAGTATGTGTTTGTAACAAGAAATCCAAAGGAAAGATAATAACTAGAAAGCCCATAATAGCTACTGAAGAAGAGCAAACAAATAACAGTAGATCTAGAAGTGCTAAGCTTAGAATTTTTGAGAAAGTTGAGGTGAAGTAG
- a CDS encoding peptidoglycan D,D-transpeptidase FtsI family protein has protein sequence MNSISKHTYKAKRNLFLLFFIFIICIALLIVKICSIVNADSVNYKKNVLSQQVNNSIRYNNLLEPKRGTIYDRNGRIFAESKKVYDLIFDPGVLSKCKEKDIDKTVDFLVNTYEFEESTLRDLLKNRNFSNYEVLATKLNYNDIEKDFQDISNRKYKGLNLVESYKRIYPNNNMLSDVLGFVNNNKQGCWGVEESFEGYLRGEEGREFGVINDGKYIQNMYIEPKNGNDIILTIDQTIQYYLEEAIKANLEVCKPKNIYAIATNPQNGEVLAMASYPDYNLNDPYDLTAYFTEEEIKNMPLEKKSNFLNGLWRNFNISDTYEPGSTFKPFVAAAAIEEKKVGLSETFHCSGSKTLYNRHIACWKGGGHGDLTIVGALENSCNVAFMDIGAKIGKEIFCDYQKLFGFDSKTNIDLIGEGNSTLHKQEEIGPVELATSSFGQTFNITPIQLISAFGSLINGGYLYEPHVMKKIVNEDGNIVEVNKNKEVRQVISAKTAQYIKEALHSVVVNGTAKPVSIEGYDIGGKTGTAEKFPRSENKKMVSFMGFAPVDDPKLLLLVIIDEPDVPKPSSSYAQNIFKSVMEKALPYMNIYPRIGTEQKDNTNSSPNETEVNNNQDVE, from the coding sequence TTGAATAGCATAAGTAAACATACTTACAAAGCGAAAAGGAATTTATTTCTCCTTTTCTTTATTTTTATTATATGTATTGCACTATTGATAGTTAAAATATGTTCTATAGTTAATGCTGACAGTGTTAACTATAAAAAGAATGTGTTGTCGCAGCAGGTTAATAACAGTATCAGATATAATAATTTATTAGAACCTAAACGGGGGACAATCTACGATAGGAACGGAAGAATTTTTGCAGAGAGCAAAAAAGTGTATGATTTAATCTTTGATCCAGGGGTTTTATCAAAATGTAAAGAAAAAGATATTGATAAAACAGTTGATTTTTTGGTTAATACTTATGAATTTGAAGAATCTACACTTAGAGACTTATTAAAGAATCGAAATTTCAGTAATTATGAAGTATTGGCGACTAAGCTTAATTATAATGACATTGAAAAAGATTTTCAAGATATAAGCAACAGAAAATATAAAGGGCTAAATCTTGTGGAATCATACAAGAGAATATATCCTAACAATAACATGCTTTCAGATGTATTGGGATTCGTCAATAATAACAAGCAAGGATGTTGGGGTGTAGAGGAAAGTTTTGAAGGCTATCTTCGTGGAGAAGAAGGTAGAGAATTCGGTGTTATAAATGACGGTAAGTATATACAAAATATGTATATAGAACCCAAAAACGGTAATGATATAATATTGACTATAGATCAGACTATTCAATATTATCTAGAAGAAGCTATAAAAGCAAATCTGGAAGTTTGTAAACCTAAGAATATTTATGCCATCGCTACTAATCCACAAAATGGGGAAGTGCTTGCAATGGCAAGTTATCCAGATTATAACTTGAATGATCCATATGATTTGACTGCTTATTTCACTGAAGAAGAAATTAAGAATATGCCATTAGAGAAAAAATCCAATTTCCTTAATGGACTATGGCGTAATTTTAATATAAGTGATACTTATGAACCAGGTTCGACTTTTAAACCTTTTGTAGCAGCAGCAGCTATAGAAGAAAAGAAAGTAGGTTTATCTGAAACTTTTCACTGTAGTGGTAGTAAAACTCTATATAACAGACATATTGCTTGTTGGAAAGGTGGAGGACATGGTGATTTGACTATAGTTGGAGCATTGGAGAATTCATGTAATGTGGCATTTATGGATATAGGTGCAAAGATTGGTAAAGAGATTTTTTGTGATTACCAAAAATTATTTGGATTTGATTCAAAAACTAATATTGATTTAATAGGAGAGGGAAATTCGACATTACATAAACAAGAAGAAATAGGACCTGTTGAACTTGCTACAAGCTCATTTGGACAGACTTTCAATATAACACCTATACAACTTATTTCTGCATTCGGTTCATTGATTAATGGGGGATACCTATATGAACCACATGTCATGAAAAAAATTGTGAACGAAGATGGTAATATAGTAGAAGTTAATAAAAACAAAGAAGTAAGACAAGTGATATCTGCAAAAACAGCTCAATATATTAAAGAAGCCCTACATTCAGTTGTTGTTAACGGGACAGCCAAACCTGTATCGATAGAAGGATATGATATAGGAGGAAAAACAGGTACAGCAGAGAAATTCCCTAGATCAGAAAACAAGAAGATGGTTTCATTCATGGGTTTCGCTCCAGTAGATGACCCAAAACTATTGTTATTGGTAATCATAGATGAACCAGATGTACCGAAACCATCGAGCTCCTATGCACAAAATATCTTTAAAAGTGTAATGGAAAAGGCTCTTCCATATATGAATATTTATCCTCGTATAGGAACTGAACAAAAAGATAACACAAATTCAAGCCCTAATGAAACAGAAGTTAATAATAATCAAGATGTAGAATAA
- a CDS encoding Spo0E family sporulation regulatory protein-aspartic acid phosphatase: protein MQDYNIEQLREILDELIACKADQQEIYRVSVELDKLIESYYIRASIAEKQYSNVNN from the coding sequence ATGCAGGATTACAATATTGAACAGCTAAGGGAAATTCTTGATGAATTGATTGCTTGTAAAGCAGATCAACAAGAAATTTATAGAGTTAGTGTAGAACTCGATAAGCTTATTGAAAGCTATTATATTAGAGCTAGTATAGCAGAAAAACAGTATAGCAATGTAAATAATTGA
- the lgt gene encoding prolipoprotein diacylglyceryl transferase, producing the protein MNLGPDIIFPNLGIEINNINNIAFSIFGLDVYWYGLIIGFGILAGLFVAIQLGKRNGIDEALYPDFLIYALIVSVIFARIFYVVFSWDEYKDNLLKIFAFREGGLAIYGAVIGAVLTLIIFSKRKNVDFWNFADTAAPGLILGQIIGRWGNFMNMEAFGGYTDNLFAMMLNTSKAKYIPAQLEDTIKIVNGVSYIQVQPTFLYESLWNLGVLILLLIYFKRRKFKGEIFALYLLGYGAGRFWIEGLRTDQLIIGGSGIPISQLLAGVFIVVSLVFIIIMRRKSSK; encoded by the coding sequence ATGAATCTAGGACCAGACATAATTTTTCCGAATCTAGGTATAGAGATAAATAATATCAACAATATTGCATTTAGCATTTTTGGGTTAGATGTGTATTGGTATGGATTAATAATTGGATTTGGAATACTAGCAGGACTTTTTGTAGCAATTCAACTCGGTAAAAGAAATGGAATAGATGAAGCTTTATATCCTGATTTTTTAATTTATGCACTTATCGTTTCAGTTATTTTTGCTAGAATATTCTATGTTGTATTTTCATGGGATGAATACAAAGATAATTTATTGAAGATATTTGCATTCAGGGAAGGCGGACTAGCTATCTATGGAGCAGTAATTGGAGCAGTATTAACTCTAATCATATTTTCAAAGCGTAAAAATGTTGATTTTTGGAATTTCGCAGATACTGCAGCTCCAGGCCTTATACTAGGTCAAATTATTGGAAGATGGGGTAACTTCATGAATATGGAAGCATTTGGAGGTTATACGGATAATCTTTTCGCTATGATGCTAAATACTTCTAAAGCTAAATATATTCCTGCCCAATTAGAAGATACTATTAAAATAGTAAATGGAGTGAGTTATATTCAGGTACAACCAACTTTCCTATATGAATCATTATGGAATCTTGGAGTTTTAATTCTATTGCTTATATATTTCAAAAGAAGAAAATTCAAGGGAGAAATATTTGCATTATATCTTTTGGGATATGGAGCAGGTAGATTTTGGATTGAAGGTCTAAGAACTGATCAATTGATAATTGGTGGTTCAGGAATTCCGATTTCACAGTTACTTGCAGGGGTCTTTATAGTTGTGTCATTAGTATTTATAATAATAATGAGGAGGAAAAGTTCAAAGTAA
- the mraZ gene encoding division/cell wall cluster transcriptional repressor MraZ, with the protein MFIGEYKHSIDAKGRLIVPAKFRVLLGDTFYITKGFDKCLMVYTEEEWNKFIEKLNNNPMKKKDARRIQRFFIASANECTLDKLGRILVPSHLREHSMLEKEVILIGVSNRVEIWSRENWEEYNADDDIDISELAEDMEDLDI; encoded by the coding sequence GTGTTTATAGGAGAATATAAGCATTCAATTGATGCTAAGGGAAGATTGATAGTCCCTGCAAAATTCAGGGTTCTACTAGGTGACACTTTTTATATAACAAAAGGATTCGATAAGTGCTTGATGGTTTATACAGAGGAAGAGTGGAATAAATTTATCGAGAAGTTGAATAATAATCCTATGAAGAAAAAAGATGCAAGAAGAATACAAAGATTCTTTATTGCTTCAGCTAATGAATGCACATTGGACAAGCTGGGAAGAATACTAGTGCCATCACATCTAAGGGAACATTCAATGTTGGAAAAAGAAGTTATTTTGATTGGAGTATCTAATAGAGTTGAAATATGGTCTAGAGAGAATTGGGAAGAATATAATGCAGATGATGACATTGATATAAGTGAATTGGCTGAAGACATGGAAGATTTAGACATATAG